The sequence CGCTCAGGTCTCCCACCCTCCACTCTCTCCCCAGAGAATGGAATAGTTCCTGCGCTTCCCCAGGCAAGGACACTGGGGAGGGGGTATGTACTTATGGGCTGGGCCTGGCTCTGAGAGACCTGCCAGGTAAGGCCACGGGTGTGGCTGATTTCCAGAGCTGACCAGAGCTTGCAGAAATGGCTTCCAGGCCTTCCTCTAGGGCCACTTCAAAGATGTCTTTGCTTTCTAAATTCCAGTTTCCCTCATTTGCCTCACCTGTACCTGGGGACATCACCTTTGGAGCTTTGGGGGAGAGATTGGGCAGAACCTGGGCCCAGGTGGAAGCTGCCGGGGGAAGAAACTGAATGGGACTGTCTTTTCTCCTTAGGGTCTGTGGCCCGGTCGCCAGGAGGAGCTACTCCAGGTTGCCATGAGAGAGACCTTGGAGGCCCTTGGCTCCATGGGTGAGCCTGCAGAActgaagggtgggggagggagtgggggagtcAGGGGCATCTACAGTGCAGACAGCAGAGCAACCCCTGGGGCCTATAGGGCAGCATCCTTTCTGGTTTCATCAGGGTGCATTTGAATGCCTGGTTCCCAGAGGAGGTCATGCTGGACTGCATGTGAGTGTGGTACTTGGAGCACGGGGACATTTAAACCTattatatttcttcttctgtcCTTCTTGACTCAACTCAAAGAGGCTGAGCTTGATACTGGCCAGGCTGCTAGAGGGCCTGGGCTATCCCTTATCCATGCTGGTGAGAGACCCTGTCCTTCCTGAGCAGGTTGGGAAAAGCCCCTTTGGTGGGCTGGGAAGGGGACGAGCCCCCACCTCTGATCACCTCTTCTATACTGGATGCTTCACTCGGACCCATCCTTCTGCCGGTAACAGGATTCTCTGTGGGACAGCCAGAGATGGCCCCCCAAAGTGAGCCCAGGGAAGGGTCCCATAATTCCCAGGAGCAGACATCCTCTTCCAGGGAAGAGAGAGCACTGGGCATGTGCTCAGGTAAGTATGTGGGAACCATGCAGGGTGGCTCCGGGAGgactcttcctccttcccttccttttccttctttccatcaaatatttatggagcacctaggATGTGTTAGGTGCCATTATTTGGAATAACTCAGTGACCAAATAGACAAAGATCCCTACTTTCAAGGAGCTTAATTCTAGTGAATGCAGAGAGTCAACaaacaataaatgtaaaaatcagtCCATTTATAACCTGTGTTAGAAGATGGCAAGTGCTATGCGGGGAGAGGATAAACATGCTGAGAGGGACTGAGGCTGCTGCTAGCGGGGGTGAGGCATGTTGTAGGATTAAGTAGCGGGGTGGGAACAAGCCTCTATAGGAAGGTAAGATCTTTGGGCAAGATTCGAAAGTGGGGAGGGAGGTAGCTAAGGGATATCCCAGAGAAGAGCTTTCAGGCAGGCAACAGCCAGAATGGAGCACTCAAGGCAGGAGTATACCTGGCTTTTTGACATCTTGATCGTCATCAATGATTTGCCTTGCAACTGGGGTCCATCTGGGGGCTGAAAGACCCCCAGCCTTGCTCCTAGGAGTCTCAGGTAAGCCTCAGGTCAGGGTCCCTTCCTCGCTTCCACTACCTTACATGCACATATTCCAGAAACTCCTCACAACTGGCTGTCACTCTGGCAACCTGCACACCCTCAGCAGCTGCCCTGCTTGAAGGAGGCTGAGGCTACCCTGGGGCAGCTGGGAATTCAGCCCTGCAGTTATGATGTGGGATGGAATCCTCGGGCTGGGGCTTCAAATGTCCCTGCTTCCTAGAACTAGTAGGGACTTTGTCCATCTGTGATGTCTCTGGAGTCCTTGAGGTACCCTGTTCTCTGCCAGGGCACGAGGCCCCCAGGCCAGAGGAAGTTACCCACACTGAACAAGCTGAGGCTCCCTGCAGAGGAGGCCAGGCGTGCACACCACAGAAGGCTGAGCCTGAGGGCTCCTGCCCAGGTGAGTCTTCCCTTTGCTCCATCCCACCAAGggtccaggcaaagggaacagggGTCCAGTAAGCTCCAGAGCTTCTATCTGATGAGGCAGGTCATTCTCCAAGACTGCCACTATAGGCCCTTTCAATCCAAGATGAGTTCAGTCTTTGGCATCTTTCTGCTGGAGAGCTTCAGCACCCAAAGGGCATCTCACATCTGTAGACAGCGGGAATCAGAGAGGCTGGTTACCGAAGAGAATCACACCCTCACCTCAGCACCCTCTACAAGTCCCAGCTTcccctcattctctctccttggcAAATACATGCTTGTTGATCACCTAAATTACAACTGCCATGAAAATATATGGCATTGTTCGACCTTTCCACTGTCTCTCCCCCAACATGCTCCCTCCCCCAAACCTCCATAGATCTTGGTGGTACCCAGATGCTCCAGATCTGTTGTACAGAACTCATCTCCCTGACACCAGCACGGTCAAACAGTTGGTTCTCTGTCCACAATCTCACCCATTAATTTCCTTCCACTACCACTGACCTTATCACCTCCCACCTGAGTGATACCCTTTATTCAACAAGGATTTATTTAGTGCCTCCTATGTACAGGCTGTGTTTGGTAAAGTGGAAAGAGATGTGTTCTTGGGTTGTGCAGACCTGGTTTGAGTCCTTGCTCCACATTTACTAGCTGAGTGCTCTTAGACAGCTACCTCCCCTCCAGGAGCTTCAGCGTGTTCACCTGTAAACAAAGATAAGTGCAACGTTATGGTTTGTTGTGAAGGTTTGTGACGTGAATGTATAGTGCTTCATCTATAGTTggccctcaataaatggtggcaCTCCTCATTTTTATTAGacacataaaaacacaaaagaaatagaacacaAGACTTCTGCCCTCCAGAAGCTAAAATGTCGTTCAGATGACATTAATATGAACCaggacaaagaattaaaagaacaatGCAAAGGCATGTCACAAGTAAGTGTAAAAGTGTTAACAGTAAGTGCTATAGGAGTTTATAGTAAGAGGTCCTTATGCATTAGATTTTACAGAAATGTTGATTCATGCTGCATTTTGCGAGAGGTATACACTTCGGCTCTgaagaggggtggggtggaggatggaaagacatttcggGCTAAGAACATACTTTGAGGCAGGAAAGGTGACATGTGATTGAAGGAGAGCAGGTTGGCTGTAGCGATGGGTTCACGGCTGGGAGATGTAAGAAAGTTGGACTATGTTGAGATGAGCCTCAGATGCAGCAAGAACCTACTTTATTCTGTAAATAATAGGGAACTATTGATGGTTCTTGAGTAGAGGAGTGGCACAGTGAAAACGAAAGTGATATCACGGCATGGTAAATAGACAGTTTGGAATGGATGGACTGACAGAAGAAACTGGGAGTAGATCTAATTGTGGCAGCCCGTGTGTAATATAATCAAAGCTCAGGCTATTATAGATTTTTAGGGCCAGAGAGGAACTTAGAACATCTGGTTCAATGGTTCTTCAACAAAAATCACtttgggagctttaaaaaaagagaacagattcATGGGCCCTGCCTCATGGATGCATTTTGTAAAAGTTCCCCAGGAGATTAGGAGCTATGAACTAGCCCAACCCTTACACCTAAGCAAACTAAGAAACTTAgctcaaagaagttaagtgacttaacCAAGGTTATGCTGCTGGTGAGTGGCAGTGGCGAACTCAAGGTGGACACTGCCTGTCTGTACCCTGGGCTCCGTCCTCTTTCCTGGGGATTGTAGCACCCAACCCAGAGGGGCAGAGCTCCAGCGCAGAACCCACCCCAAACCTGCCCTTGGGCCAAGGCTCCCGCAGAGGGCCCTCCCTGCTTCTCCAGAGGCTCACAACCAGGTCCTGTaaactccttcctcctcttcctaaaCTGGGATTTCCCACCAGGACTTCGCAGCAGGAATTAAGAGGTGGGTGTGTGTGGGAACTTGAGGAATACAATGGTTCCCTGGTACTGTGTGGCCTCTGGAGGGTGGACAGAGCAAGAGAAGCGCAGAGGTGAGATATCAGGGTTCCAAGTCTGTTCTAGCACGAGGAGGCTGCAGTCCTCATGTGAAAGTCAGCCAGGAGTAGGTTTGGGAAGGTTGGTGTTTGGTGATAAACCTTCTGAACCGCAGCCAGTTTTCAGGACACCCAAAGGGGAGCTGCTCAACAGATGAGAGTCTGTGGTTCCTGCTGCGACAGGAAGATGTGGGGCAGCCACTGTAGGGATATGAACCCAGAGAGAAACATGAGGACTGAAGCTTGGGGGACATTCCTATCCAGGGGGTGCAAGAGGAAGCAGTGCCTACTGAGGAGGCAGGACAGGGCTCCTTGGCGACATGCAAACCTGGGAAGAAGGAGGGTGGCGTTCACCAGAGGCTGCAGAAAGCTTAGAGAAGAGCTCAGGATTTGGTCATTCCCAGGAACTTTTGCGTAGAGTGGAGAGAGCAGAAGTCAGGCTGCAGGGGTCCGGGAAGTAGTGGTCCTGTTGGCAAATAAACTTTGCAGCACCTGGGACCTAATGGGCAATTCTTGTTTTTACCATTCAGGGGAGGAGTGGATGATTCGGAAGGTGAAAGTGGAGGATGAGGATCAGGAGGCAGAAGAAGAGGTCGAATGGCCCCAACATTTATCCTTACTTCCCAGCTCTTTCCCCGCACCTGACCTGGGGCATCTGGCTGCCACATACAAGCTGGAGCCGGGGGTCCCAGGAGCACTGGGTGGGCTCGCTCTGTCCGGGTGGGCCCCGATCCCCGAGAAGCCCTACGGCTGCGGGGAGTGCGAGCGGCGCTTCCGGGACCAGCTGACGTTGCGGCTGCACCAGAGGCTGCACCGGGGCGAGGGCCCCTGCGCCTGCCCGGACTGCGGCCGCAGCTTCACGCAGCGCGCCCACATGCTGCTGCACCAGCGCAGCCACAGCGGCGAGCGGCCCTTCCCGTGCTCCGAGTGCGACAAGCGCTTCAGCAAGAAGGCCCACCTGACCCGCCACCTGCGCACGCACACGGGCGAGCGGCCCTACCCATGCGCAGAGTGCGGCAAGCGCTTCAGCCAGAAGATACACCTGGGCTCGCACCAGAAGACCCACACCGGCGAGAGGCCTTTCCCCTGCACGGAGTGTGAGAAGCGCTTTCGCAAGAAGACGCACTTGATCCGGCACCAGCGCATCCACACGGGCGAGAGGCCCTACCAGTGCGCGCGGTGCGCACGCAGCTTCACGCACAAGCAGCACTTGGTGC comes from Cynocephalus volans isolate mCynVol1 chromosome 6, mCynVol1.pri, whole genome shotgun sequence and encodes:
- the ZNF467 gene encoding zinc finger protein 467, translating into MRETLEALGSMGFSVGQPEMAPQSEPREGSHNSQEQTSSSREERALGMCSGHEAPRPEEVTHTEQAEAPCRGGQACTPQKAEPEGSCPGEEWMIRKVKVEDEDQEAEEEVEWPQHLSLLPSSFPAPDLGHLAATYKLEPGVPGALGGLALSGWAPIPEKPYGCGECERRFRDQLTLRLHQRLHRGEGPCACPDCGRSFTQRAHMLLHQRSHSGERPFPCSECDKRFSKKAHLTRHLRTHTGERPYPCAECGKRFSQKIHLGSHQKTHTGERPFPCTECEKRFRKKTHLIRHQRIHTGERPYQCARCARSFTHKQHLVRHQRVHEPAGRALPSPDSPASPHSPAPSPTPSPPGPKPFSCSDCGLSFGWKKNLATHQCLHLSEGRPFGCDACALGATVDPAAAEPLACAPRGPDCGPGSGPAAPQRAPSGQRPFFCPDCGRGFAHGQHLARHRRVHTGERPFACAQCGRRFGSRPNLVAHSRAHSGARPFACAQCGRRFSRKSHLGRHQAVHTGSRPHACAVCARSFSSKTNLIRHQAIHTGSRPFSCPHCGKSFSRKTHLVRHQRVHGDAAHPAPDADLSAAAWPAPAEVAPPPLFL